A single genomic interval of Amblyomma americanum isolate KBUSLIRL-KWMA chromosome 11, ASM5285725v1, whole genome shotgun sequence harbors:
- the LOC144110609 gene encoding uncharacterized protein LOC144110609 isoform X2: MKRLSGVHVLNHEHRFLDASGEPMLSLFAADRGIDQMSKIIVAALVKIYGPGIASASRARPGEVYVVHRCRRCGAKGHKTDHCWAYCSPRRHAAAGRG, encoded by the exons atgaagcgcttgtctggcgtgcacgttctcaatcacgag catcgtttcctggatgcttctggcgagccgatgctgtccttgtttgccgcagaccggggcatcgaccagatgtcaaagattatcgtcgcggccctcgtcaagatctacggaccagggatagcgtcggcttcaagggcaagaccaggagaggtgtacgtcgtgcaccggtgtcgtcggtgcggagccaaagggcacaagacggaccactgctgggcctactgctcaccgcgccgccacgccgctgcaggtcgcggttga
- the Lk6 gene encoding MAPK interacting serine/threonine Lk6 kinase isoform X2 — protein sequence MVQIKDLPSILSVEEGTLCAEQQQQQQRQQQQRRRKKKKRTGSSLAASNFSDLYSLTGEVLGEGAYASVQTCICLYTGKEHAVKIIEKGPGHSRARVFREVETFHHCSGHKNIIQLIEFLEDENRFYLVFEKMRGGPLLRHIEQRVQFTEHEASRVVRDVAEALRFLHSKGIAHRDLKPENILCCGTDQVYPVKICDLDLGSGVVLLPGNEATPPTTPELQTPVGSAEFMAPEVVGAFVGEAHTYDKRCDLWSLGVIIYILLCGYPPFYGRCGSSCGWERGEFCQACQDQLFTSIQEGWYDFPERDWAGISDEAKDLISHLLVKDASQRYTAEEVLAHPWVAHGGPSNALHTPSVIRRNNSARDLAAFAESANAVKRLVQHQLAWSMELRCGPPRAPDTPDPSPPTGGFGLSPPGESKLAQRRRAGRSLSLRSSVESISLSG from the exons ATGGTTCAAATAA AAGATCTGCCGAGCATCCTGTCCGTGGAGGAAGGGACGCTCTGTGccgagcagcagcaacagcagcagcgacagcaacAGCAGCGCAGGCGCAAGAAGAAGAAGCGCACGGGCTCGAGCCTGGCAGCCAGCAACTTCTCCGACCTGTACTCCCTCACTGGGGAGGTGCTTGGTGAAGGGGCCTACGCCTCGGTCCAGACCTGCATTTGCCTCTACACCGGCAAGGAGCACGCCGTCAAG ATCATCGAGAAAGGTCCTGGCCACAGCCGGGCCCGTGTATTCAGGGAAGTGGAGACATTCCATCACTGTTCAGGCCACAAGAACATCATCCAGCTGATTGAGTTCCTCGAAGATGAGAATCGGTTCTACCTGGTGTTTGAGAAGATGCGTGGGGGACCCCTGCTGCGGCACATTGAGCAGCGAGTGCAGTTCACTGAGCACGAGGCCAGCCGCGTGGTGCGCGACGTGGCTGAGGCCCTGCGCTTCCTCCACTCCAAGGGCATTGCACACCGGGACCTCAAGCCAGAGAACATCCTCTGCTGTGGCACCGATCAG GTTTACCCCGTGAAGATCTGTGACCTCGATCTGGGCTCTGGTGTGGTGCTGCTGCCAGGCAATGAGGCAACGCCACCCACGACGCCCGAGCTGCAGACGCCTGTTGGCTCGGCAGAGTTTATGGCACCAGAAGTCGTGGGGGCTTTTGTGGGCGAGGCGCACACATACGACAAGCGCTGTGACCTCTGGAGCCTGGGTGTCATCATCTACATTCTGCTTTGCGGCTACCCTCCCTTCTATGGCCGGTGTGGCAGCAGCTGTGGCTGGGAGCGCGGAGAGTTCTGTCAG GCTTGTCAGGACCAGCTGTTCACATCCATCCAAGAGGGCTGGTACGATTTCCCCGAGCGTGACTGGGCCGGCATTTCAGACGAGGCCAAAGACCTCATCTCGCACCTCCTTGTCAAGGATGCCAGCCAACGGTACACGGCTGAGGAGGTCCTGGCTCATCCCTGGGTCGCTCATGGCGGGCCCAGTAACGCCCTGCACACGCCCTCTGTCATCCGTCGGAACAACAGCGCCCGTGACCTCGCCGCATTTGCCGAGAGCGCCAATGCCGTCAAGCGGCTGGTCCAGCACCAGCTGGCCTGGAGCATGGAGCTTCGCTGCGGCCCACCTCGTGCACCGGACACGCCCGACCCGTCACCTCCGACTGGTGGCTTCGGCCTCTCACCTCCGGGCGAGTCGAAGCTTGCCCAGCGCCGTCGTGCCGGCCGCTCTCTGAGCCTGCGCAGCTCGGTCGAGTCCATTTCCCTCTCCGGCTGA
- the LOC144110609 gene encoding uncharacterized protein LOC144110609 isoform X1, translated as MPCAFQDLVFLLQEHVVLVFKILQLHYDDPHKVRFEDRRRRHLNRRLTATMKRLSGVHVLNHEHRFLDASGEPMLSLFAADRGIDQMSKIIVAALVKIYGPGIASASRARPGEVYVVHRCRRCGAKGHKTDHCWAYCSPRRHAAAGRG; from the exons atgccttgcgcattccaggacctcgttttcctgctgcaggagcacgtcgtgctggtgttcaaaattttgcaactccattacgacgacccacataaggtgcggtttgaggaccgccggcgtcgccatctgaaccgccgtctgacagccacgatgaagcgcttgtctggcgtgcacgttctcaatcacgag catcgtttcctggatgcttctggcgagccgatgctgtccttgtttgccgcagaccggggcatcgaccagatgtcaaagattatcgtcgcggccctcgtcaagatctacggaccagggatagcgtcggcttcaagggcaagaccaggagaggtgtacgtcgtgcaccggtgtcgtcggtgcggagccaaagggcacaagacggaccactgctgggcctactgctcaccgcgccgccacgccgctgcaggtcgcggttga